Proteins from a single region of Chromobacterium sp. ATCC 53434:
- a CDS encoding CesT family type III secretion system chaperone, with amino-acid sequence MPDLSAFHRNAAELLRHLGFSTPPTDDRDLISLTVEQRFQVHLGGIDHDSWFMLAELDGPPASPEAALRALAGNQLAGAPCLPVAALDDNGRLCCWLRLPGSGCDLPQLAAAFDALIARAEALLDDTPAAL; translated from the coding sequence ATGCCAGACTTATCCGCCTTCCATCGCAACGCAGCCGAACTGCTGCGCCACTTGGGCTTCTCCACCCCTCCGACCGACGACCGGGACCTGATCAGCCTGACGGTGGAGCAACGCTTCCAAGTTCATCTGGGCGGCATAGACCACGACAGCTGGTTCATGCTGGCCGAGCTGGACGGCCCGCCCGCGTCGCCGGAAGCGGCGCTGCGGGCGCTGGCCGGAAACCAGCTGGCGGGCGCCCCCTGCTTGCCGGTGGCCGCGCTGGACGACAACGGCCGGCTGTGCTGCTGGCTGCGCCTGCCCGGCAGCGGCTGCGATCTGCCGCAACTGGCCGCAGCCTTCGACGCGCTGATCGCCCGCGCCGAGGCGCTGCTGGACGATACCCCGGCCGCGCTCTGA
- a CDS encoding protein-tyrosine phosphatase family protein: MSTIHTGISIARPDLASLNRLNDGKIDADTARIGIRKDGALVVYTGRSYLLHPDQTRRAQQFLRNAGLLETQERPRDIRLVDLITRLNTHANTDTRPRTEDRAAPPRSQRPNLRWADTQAQARQAETATLSQRRGLSLNLTPAAGSLDDRKASLAQTLGSSDKRVGLFAELQRQVGPAASGAPFVNDLAGARFHDVPTAAATVVRAPDGTPLPANRVRVGGANVAIASQYPTAGQLESYFGMLVANRTPVLVVLASDADLAKPGMPRYFAENGRYGQTEVSAKAGKSMTLEGGLEVRSHQLTVQNGSGKISIPVLHVPNWADFGAQGAGALKALAEHVDAVADQKIAFYRNNKSRALGDPNKLLPVIHCRAGVGRTGQLIAARELLKPGAASLESIVSDMRVSRNHLMVQTAGQLSTLADLADQQGRAILKTESTAEPVYANDAPPLPPRRHS; encoded by the coding sequence ATGAGCACCATCCACACCGGCATCTCCATCGCCCGGCCCGACCTGGCCAGCCTGAACCGGCTGAACGACGGCAAGATCGATGCCGACACCGCCCGCATCGGCATCCGCAAGGACGGCGCCCTGGTGGTTTACACCGGCCGCTCCTATCTGCTGCATCCGGACCAGACCCGTCGCGCGCAGCAGTTCCTCCGCAACGCCGGCCTGCTGGAGACCCAGGAGCGTCCGCGCGACATCCGCCTGGTAGACCTGATCACCCGGCTGAATACCCACGCCAATACCGACACCCGCCCCAGGACGGAAGATCGGGCCGCCCCGCCGCGCAGCCAGCGCCCCAATCTGCGCTGGGCCGACACCCAGGCGCAGGCCCGTCAAGCGGAAACCGCCACGCTGAGCCAGCGCCGCGGGCTGTCGCTGAACCTGACACCCGCCGCCGGCTCGCTGGACGACCGCAAGGCCTCGCTGGCCCAGACGCTGGGCAGCAGCGACAAGCGTGTCGGCCTGTTCGCCGAGCTTCAACGCCAGGTCGGACCGGCCGCCAGCGGCGCGCCCTTCGTCAACGACCTGGCCGGCGCCCGCTTCCACGATGTGCCCACCGCCGCCGCCACCGTGGTGCGCGCGCCGGACGGCACGCCGCTGCCGGCCAACCGGGTACGCGTCGGCGGCGCCAATGTCGCCATCGCCAGCCAGTATCCGACCGCAGGCCAGCTGGAAAGCTATTTCGGCATGCTGGTCGCCAACCGCACCCCGGTGCTGGTGGTGCTGGCCTCTGACGCCGACCTCGCCAAACCCGGCATGCCGCGCTACTTCGCCGAAAACGGCCGCTACGGCCAGACCGAGGTCAGCGCCAAAGCCGGCAAGAGCATGACGCTGGAAGGCGGTCTCGAGGTGCGCAGCCACCAGCTGACGGTGCAGAACGGTAGCGGAAAAATATCGATCCCGGTGCTGCACGTGCCCAACTGGGCCGACTTCGGCGCCCAGGGCGCCGGCGCGCTGAAGGCGCTGGCCGAGCATGTCGACGCCGTCGCCGACCAGAAGATCGCCTTCTACCGCAACAACAAAAGCCGCGCGCTGGGCGATCCGAACAAGCTGTTGCCGGTCATCCACTGCCGCGCCGGCGTCGGCCGCACCGGCCAGCTGATCGCCGCGCGCGAACTGCTGAAGCCGGGCGCGGCCAGCCTGGAGTCCATCGTGTCCGACATGCGCGTCAGCCGCAACCACCTGATGGTGCAGACGGCGGGCCAACTCTCCACGCTGGCCGATCTGGCCGATCAGCAAGGCCGGGCCATCCTCAAGACGGAGTCGACCGCCGAACCGGTCTACGCCAACGACGCGCCGCCGCTGCCGCCGCGCCGCCACAGCTGA
- a CDS encoding MFS transporter: MSSRYGQLFRTPGVPALALAGWVARLPSTMVIVGVITMLSLTRNSYSLAGSVAATLTLATALLSPQVSRLADRHGQSRVLPPATGIGALALLALVLCNRLNAPDWTLYLCAAPAGCLPSIPAMTRARWARLLEGQTLLPTAFALDSVLSEIAFVMGPPLAIGLCMAWFPEAGPLLAALLVLFSVSALLRQKSTEPPAHPDTPDSRRPALFLRPVPTLALLMGTLGAIAGTIDVASVAFAKAQGSPSAAGWVLALYALGSGIGGLAFGALKPAMPLGKLLLYCCAATAASSAFIALAPSVFWLAAVMLLSGLSFAPTLIVAMEMVEKAVPRARLTESLTWLVTGIQLGVAGGASLCGLATDAYGARAGLNLTLAAGVCALLIAAALARAPSGKRAIEDAPHKSHEMEP, encoded by the coding sequence ATGAGCAGTCGATACGGCCAGTTGTTCCGCACGCCGGGCGTCCCGGCGCTTGCGCTGGCCGGCTGGGTGGCCCGCCTGCCCAGCACCATGGTGATCGTCGGCGTCATCACCATGCTGTCGCTGACCCGGAACAGCTACAGCCTGGCCGGATCGGTCGCCGCCACCCTGACGCTGGCCACCGCCCTGCTGTCGCCGCAGGTATCGCGGCTGGCCGACCGCCATGGCCAGAGCCGGGTCCTGCCGCCGGCCACCGGCATCGGCGCCCTCGCCCTGCTGGCGCTGGTGCTGTGCAACCGTCTGAACGCGCCGGATTGGACGTTATACCTCTGCGCGGCGCCTGCGGGCTGCCTGCCCAGCATCCCGGCGATGACCCGCGCGCGCTGGGCTCGGCTGCTGGAGGGCCAGACGCTGCTGCCGACGGCGTTCGCGCTGGACAGCGTACTGAGCGAGATCGCCTTCGTCATGGGGCCGCCGCTGGCCATAGGACTGTGCATGGCCTGGTTTCCCGAGGCCGGCCCGCTGCTGGCCGCCCTGCTTGTCCTCTTCAGCGTTTCCGCGCTGCTGCGGCAGAAATCCACCGAGCCGCCGGCCCACCCCGACACGCCGGACAGCCGCCGCCCGGCGCTGTTCCTGCGACCGGTGCCGACCCTCGCCCTGCTGATGGGCACGCTGGGCGCCATCGCCGGCACCATCGATGTCGCATCGGTGGCTTTCGCCAAGGCGCAGGGCTCGCCGTCCGCCGCCGGCTGGGTGCTGGCGCTGTACGCGCTGGGCTCCGGCATCGGCGGGCTGGCCTTCGGCGCGCTGAAGCCGGCCATGCCGCTGGGCAAGCTGCTGCTGTACTGCTGCGCGGCCACGGCGGCCAGCTCGGCCTTCATCGCGCTGGCCCCCAGCGTGTTCTGGCTGGCCGCGGTGATGCTGCTGTCCGGACTGTCGTTCGCGCCGACGCTGATCGTCGCGATGGAAATGGTGGAGAAGGCGGTGCCGCGCGCGCGGCTGACCGAGAGCCTGACCTGGCTGGTCACTGGCATCCAGCTGGGCGTGGCCGGCGGCGCCTCGCTGTGCGGCCTGGCGACCGACGCCTACGGCGCCCGGGCCGGGCTGAACCTGACGCTGGCGGCCGGCGTCTGCGCGCTGCTGATCGCCGCCGCCCTGGCGCGCGCGCCGTCCGGCAAGCGCGCCATCGAGGACGCCCCTCACAAGAGCCATGAAATGGAGCCATGA
- the maiA gene encoding maleylacetoacetate isomerase produces MAERVLYGYFRSSAAYRVRIALNLKGLDCRLAPVNLLKGEQKSAEYLAINPHGLVPLLDDGGIRIAQSLAICEYLDEAYPDTARLLPADPAARAKARSIALSIAADIHPLQNPRVGKYLQAELGVGDDGKTEWIRHWIRTGFAALEAQLAGTSGRYAVGDEPTLADICLLPQVFSARRFEVELAAYPTIVRIAEALERLPAFADAHPSRQPDAV; encoded by the coding sequence ATGGCTGAGCGCGTCCTCTACGGCTATTTCCGTTCCAGCGCCGCCTATCGGGTGCGCATCGCGCTGAATCTGAAAGGGCTGGATTGCCGGCTGGCGCCGGTCAATCTGCTGAAGGGCGAGCAGAAGAGCGCCGAGTACCTGGCGATCAATCCGCACGGTCTGGTGCCGCTGCTGGACGACGGCGGAATCAGGATCGCGCAGTCGCTGGCGATCTGCGAGTACCTGGACGAAGCCTATCCGGACACGGCGAGGCTGCTGCCGGCCGATCCGGCGGCGCGGGCCAAGGCGCGTTCCATCGCGCTGTCCATCGCCGCCGACATCCATCCGCTGCAGAATCCGCGCGTCGGCAAATACCTGCAAGCCGAATTAGGCGTTGGCGACGACGGCAAGACCGAGTGGATCCGTCACTGGATACGCACTGGCTTCGCCGCGCTGGAGGCGCAGCTGGCGGGGACTTCCGGCCGCTACGCGGTCGGCGACGAGCCGACGCTGGCCGACATCTGCCTGTTGCCGCAAGTGTTCAGCGCGCGTCGTTTCGAGGTGGAACTGGCGGCGTATCCGACGATAGTCCGGATCGCGGAGGCGCTGGAGCGTTTGCCGGCCTTCGCCGACGCGCATCCGTCCAGGCAGCCGGACGCGGTGTAA
- a CDS encoding fumarylacetoacetate hydrolase family protein, with product MKLATYHNHTRDGQLMVVSRDLTRAVAVPAIAATLQGALDSWAQAEPRLKEVYAALNQGKVPDEVAFDAKRCLSPLPRAYQWADGSAYLNHVELVRKARGAEVPESFYTDPLMYQGGSDAFLAPTADIPLRDEAWGLDFEGEVAVVTGDVPLGAPADARHIRLLMLVNDVTLRGLIPAELAKGFGFFQSKPATAFSPVAVTPDELGDAWNGGKVHLPLLVDYNGAFYGKPDCGVEMQFNFPQLVAHVSKTRELVAGSIVGSGTISNQDRSVGSCCLAEQRMIETIEQGAPKTPFMKVGDTVRIEMRNAAGDSIFGAIAQTVVAHG from the coding sequence ATGAAATTAGCCACTTATCACAACCACACCCGCGACGGCCAGCTGATGGTCGTCAGCCGCGATCTGACCCGCGCCGTGGCGGTGCCGGCCATCGCCGCCACGCTGCAGGGCGCGCTGGACAGCTGGGCGCAGGCCGAGCCGCGGCTGAAGGAAGTCTACGCCGCCTTGAACCAGGGCAAGGTGCCGGACGAGGTCGCCTTCGACGCCAAGCGTTGCCTGAGCCCGCTGCCGCGCGCCTACCAGTGGGCCGACGGCAGCGCCTACCTGAACCATGTCGAGCTGGTGCGCAAGGCGCGCGGCGCCGAGGTGCCGGAAAGCTTCTACACCGACCCGCTGATGTACCAGGGCGGCTCCGACGCCTTCCTGGCGCCGACGGCCGACATCCCGTTGCGCGACGAGGCCTGGGGCCTGGACTTCGAGGGCGAGGTGGCGGTAGTCACCGGCGACGTGCCGCTGGGCGCGCCGGCCGACGCCAGGCACATCCGCCTGCTGATGCTGGTCAACGACGTGACGCTGCGCGGCCTGATCCCGGCCGAGCTGGCCAAGGGCTTCGGTTTCTTCCAGAGCAAGCCGGCCACCGCCTTCTCGCCGGTCGCCGTCACGCCGGACGAGCTGGGCGACGCCTGGAACGGCGGCAAGGTGCATCTGCCGCTGTTGGTCGACTACAACGGCGCCTTCTATGGCAAGCCCGACTGCGGCGTCGAGATGCAGTTCAACTTCCCGCAACTGGTCGCCCACGTGTCCAAGACCCGCGAGCTGGTCGCTGGCTCCATCGTCGGCTCCGGCACCATCTCCAACCAGGACCGCAGCGTAGGCTCTTGCTGCCTGGCCGAGCAGCGGATGATAGAAACCATCGAGCAGGGCGCGCCCAAAACCCCGTTCATGAAGGTCGGCGACACGGTGCGCATCGAGATGCGGAACGCCGCCGGCGACAGCATCTTCGGCGCGATAGCGCAGACCGTGGTCGCCCATGGCTGA
- a CDS encoding homogentisate 1,2-dioxygenase yields MRKWISYPHREGTISRQAHADFPAEAIYEREVGRSGFFGPATHLHHKHPPTGWSAWEGPLRPRAFDLNELPHGTPAPWDAPLVLHNAQCKLRIWRCDQAMTQLFRNADGDDLLFIHAGSGELFCDYGHLSYRDGDYLLVPRSTSWRIEPASPTTMLLVETSNGAYQLPEKGLVGPHAIFDEAVLEVPAIDDAFRAQQTEDEWQVVIKRRGALSTVTYPYNPLDAIGWHGNLSVARVNWRDIRPLMSHRYHLPPSAHTTFVADGFVICTFVPRPIESDPGALKVPFYHNNDDYDEVIFYHAGDFFSRDNIKPGMLTFHPAGFTHGPHPKAFAKAMTEPKKFTDEVAVMIDARDALEQGPGLASVEWQGYVDSWKPKQA; encoded by the coding sequence ATGCGTAAATGGATCAGTTACCCGCACCGCGAGGGCACCATCTCGCGGCAGGCCCACGCCGACTTTCCGGCCGAGGCCATCTATGAGCGCGAAGTGGGCCGCAGCGGCTTCTTCGGCCCGGCCACCCACTTGCACCACAAACATCCGCCGACCGGCTGGAGCGCCTGGGAAGGCCCGCTGCGCCCGCGCGCCTTCGACCTGAACGAGCTGCCGCACGGCACGCCGGCGCCGTGGGACGCGCCGCTGGTGTTGCACAACGCCCAGTGCAAGCTGCGCATCTGGCGTTGCGACCAGGCGATGACCCAGCTGTTCCGCAACGCCGACGGCGACGACCTGTTGTTCATCCACGCCGGCAGCGGCGAGCTGTTCTGCGACTACGGCCATCTGAGCTACCGCGACGGCGACTACCTCCTGGTGCCGCGTTCGACCAGTTGGCGCATCGAACCGGCCAGCCCGACGACGATGCTGCTGGTGGAAACCAGCAACGGCGCCTACCAGCTGCCGGAAAAGGGCCTGGTCGGCCCGCACGCGATCTTCGACGAGGCGGTGCTGGAAGTCCCGGCGATAGACGACGCCTTCCGCGCGCAGCAGACCGAGGACGAGTGGCAGGTGGTGATCAAGCGCCGCGGCGCGCTGTCCACCGTCACCTATCCGTACAACCCGCTGGACGCCATCGGCTGGCACGGCAATCTGTCGGTGGCGCGCGTCAACTGGCGCGACATCCGGCCGCTGATGAGCCACCGCTACCACCTGCCGCCGTCGGCGCACACCACCTTCGTCGCCGACGGCTTCGTGATCTGCACCTTCGTGCCGCGGCCGATCGAGTCCGATCCGGGCGCGCTGAAGGTGCCGTTCTATCACAACAACGACGATTACGACGAAGTGATCTTCTACCACGCAGGCGACTTCTTCAGCCGCGACAACATCAAGCCGGGCATGCTGACCTTCCACCCGGCCGGCTTCACCCACGGCCCGCACCCGAAGGCCTTCGCCAAGGCCATGACCGAGCCGAAGAAGTTCACCGACGAAGTGGCGGTGATGATAGACGCCCGCGACGCGCTGGAGCAGGGGCCGGGCCTGGCCAGCGTGGAGTGGCAGGGCTACGTCGACAGCTGGAAACCCAAGCAGGCCTGA
- the hppD gene encoding 4-hydroxyphenylpyruvate dioxygenase, whose product MKMEAMLQNPLATDGFEFVEYTAPNAEGVEKLRQLFLSLGFTEVARHRSKDVSLFRQGDINFILNAERSQPASEFAKAHGPSACAMAWRVKDAAKAYEYALSHGAKPYQRPVGAMELNIPAVEGIGGSALYFVDRYGKGKDIYEIDFVPLDGVDQHPYGVGLTEIDHLTHNVARGNMATWADFYTGIANFREIRYFDIEGKLTGLVSKAMTSPCGKIRIPINESSDDKSQIEEFLRQYNGEGIQHIALTTADIYATVETLKARGTRFLDTPDTYYEKVDTRVPDHGEDVARLKKNSILIDGAPVEGILLQIFTETVIGPIFFEIIQRKGNEGFGEGNFKALFESIEEDQIRRGVLKAD is encoded by the coding sequence TGCAAAACCCGCTCGCTACGGACGGTTTCGAGTTCGTCGAATACACCGCGCCCAACGCCGAAGGCGTTGAAAAACTGCGTCAGCTGTTCCTGTCGCTGGGCTTTACCGAAGTGGCCCGCCATCGCAGCAAGGACGTCAGCCTGTTCCGCCAGGGCGACATCAACTTCATCCTGAACGCCGAGCGCAGCCAACCGGCCAGCGAGTTCGCCAAGGCACACGGCCCGTCCGCTTGTGCGATGGCTTGGCGCGTCAAGGATGCCGCCAAGGCCTATGAGTACGCGCTGTCGCACGGCGCCAAGCCGTACCAGCGTCCGGTTGGCGCGATGGAATTGAACATCCCGGCCGTCGAAGGCATCGGCGGCTCGGCGTTGTATTTCGTCGACCGTTACGGCAAGGGCAAGGACATCTACGAGATCGACTTCGTGCCGCTGGACGGCGTCGACCAGCATCCGTACGGCGTCGGCCTGACCGAGATCGACCACCTGACCCATAACGTCGCGCGCGGCAATATGGCCACCTGGGCCGATTTCTACACCGGCATCGCCAACTTCCGCGAGATCCGCTACTTCGACATCGAAGGCAAGCTGACCGGCCTGGTGTCCAAGGCGATGACCAGCCCCTGCGGCAAGATCCGCATCCCGATCAACGAGTCGTCCGACGACAAGAGCCAGATCGAGGAATTCCTGCGCCAGTATAACGGCGAGGGCATCCAGCACATCGCGCTGACCACCGCCGACATCTACGCCACGGTGGAAACGCTGAAGGCGCGCGGCACCCGCTTCCTCGACACCCCGGACACCTATTACGAAAAGGTGGACACCCGCGTGCCGGACCACGGCGAGGACGTCGCCCGCCTGAAGAAGAACAGCATCCTGATCGACGGCGCACCGGTCGAGGGCATCCTGCTGCAGATCTTCACCGAGACCGTGATCGGCCCGATCTTCTTCGAGATCATCCAGCGCAAGGGCAACGAGGGCTTCGGCGAGGGCAACTTCAAGGCCCTGTTCGAGTCCATCGAGGAAGACCAGATCCGCCGCGGCGTGCTGAAGGCTGATTGA